The genomic window ATTCTTTTCTTTAGGCATATCTTCTGTCTTTTTTTCAACCTTGATACTGTCTTGAGCCTGAGTATATTGTAAAAATATAAGCGTCAGAATTAAAAATAATTTTCTCATAGGTTTCTTTACAGCACCTAAACAATTAATAAATTCTGAAGAAATTTTGAAGTTTTGAACTAAATTCGATTATTGTTTTTAAATTATTGATTTTTAGTTATTTAATTTTTAAATTTCATGCTGAAAGTATGCAGATTATTATTAAACTGATAAGAAATTTCATGATTGTAAATTTCCAAAATCTTCTTCACGAGCGACAATCCTATGCCGATCGAGTTCTGATCGGGATTTCCACGCTTGAATCTTTGAAATAATTCTTCGGAAGAAATTGTAGGAATATTTCCTGTATTTGAAATATAAAGATGATTATCGGTAAGTTGTATGAAAATTTTTCCGTTTCTGATATTATGCCTTTCAGAATTGCTGATGAGATTATTAATGACAATACAAGCCAGATTTTTATCAAAATTAATAAAAACATTTTCCTGAATTTCTTTTACTAAAGTAATATTTTGCAGCTCAATAATATCTTCAAAATAACTGATCCTTTCTTCTAATAATTCCGATAAATTGATATAAGCAGAATCACTTTTTTCAAAATGTTCAAGTTTCGCAAGAAGGATCAATGATTGGTTGATGGATGATAACCTGTCGATTTCATCATTCATCGAACATAAGACTGAGAGTTGGTTTTCGGAAAGATCATGTTCCATAAGCAGTTCTATTTTTCCTTTGATGGAAGCAAGGGGAGTCTGGAGCTCGTGAGAAGTGTTTTCGGACAACTCTTCAAGAAGATGATAATCTTTTTTCGAACTTTCAGACATGGTGATCAGGAATTTATTCATCTCCTGAAATTCCTGGGTATCCGTTTTCATCAGATTCATCGGACGGTTATCCTTTAAACTGAATTTTTTAATCTCATCCAAAGCCTGATAGAAAGGTTCCAGGATATTTTTTGAGATCAGTACGCTTAAAATGATGGTTAAAATAATCAGAAAAACCATAATCCAGGCAAGAACCATCAGAAGGCTCATGAGAAAACGGTTTTCGATGACAGTAATATACCGTACACTCGTAATCGAATATTTTCTGTGATGAATAATAGGATAGGTGGTTACGGAAATTTTGTTGATGTAAGACTGTATACTTTTATTCCAGATATATTTTTCTTCAATAATTTTTTCTTTTTCAGGAGCGGAACCCGGAAGAATTTTCACCTGTGTCTGTCGGTGATGAAATTTCAGAAAGTCGTAGTTGGGATTTTGTTCCAGTTTTTTTGTGACATAGTTGTTGAGGTCTTCCAGCTTGAGGATCGCAGAACGCATTGTCGCCCTTTCGAAGGCAAAATAGAGAATTCCAAAGCCTGTGAGAAGCACAAACAAAACAAGAATGGTGAAAGACCGGGCAAAACGCAAACTCAGATTCATCTGTCAATCCATTTGTATCCCAGTCCATACACGGTTTGAAGGTAATCTTTACAGCCTGCATCGGTGATTTTTTTGCGGATATTTTTCAGATGCTGATAGACAAAATCCACATTATCCATACTGTAGGTGTAATCTCCCCAAAGATGGCTTGCAATAGACTGTTTAGACAGCATTCTGTTCTGATTGTTAATAAAATAAATCAGCAGATTGAGTTCTTTTTTGGTAAGATTGAGGATGTTGTTGTTTATTTTACATTCTTTAGACTGAAGATCAATATGTATTTCATTAAAATTTAAAAACCGATTGTTTTCAGGCATTTTTCTTCTGAGAACTGCCTTTATCCGGGAATGAAGCTCGGGTAATGAAAAAGGTTTCGTCATATAATCATCTGCGCCGTCATCCAGCCCGGTCAGTTTGTGATCGAGAGAATTTTTGGCGGAAACAATGATAACGCTGGTTTCCGGAGAATAGCTTTTAATATGTCTTAAAATTTCAAGTCCGTTGCCATCGGGAAGCATAAGATCCAGAAGAATGCAGTCGTATTCGAAAAGTTCAATTTTTTCTAAAGCTTCTCGCGTGTCGGAAGCGGTTTCGCAGATATAATCTTCTTTTTTAAAGTAGATTATAACCGTATCTAAAAGATCTTTATGATCTTCTATAACAAGAAGTTTCATTTTGAATTCGGTTTTTTTCCATATTTATTGTAGCCAAAATACAAAAAACAGATTGAATACAATGAAACACGTTTAAATTAAAAAAAAACGAATTATAGTTTAATTTTTAAAACCTAAAACCTAATGAAAGTCCGCTTCTAAAGCCAATCCAAGGCCCGTCAATCAATATTCTGGCTCCATTCGCATTGGTTTCAACGGTATAATTCACAAAAGGAATGTCGAGATTTTCTATTTCCTGTTTCAGCTGAGCCTGCATATCAGGTGTGAGAACCACATCACTGGTCATCGTGAAATCTCCTTTTCCTGCTCCGTAATGGGCACCCGCAATCCATAAATCTAAGACTAAATTTTGCTTGCTGGTAAGGAAAAACTGTACGCCAACCATCACCCCACCACTGTTTCCATTGGCATTTCCGAAACCTTTCAATGGAATCTGGTAAGTTGTCCCGCTGAAATTATAATCATAATAAAAATCAAAAGTATTGGAAGTAATTTTTGAATATCGGTAATAAGGCGCTACATAAAATCCTTTTCCATACCCCGCTCCGAGATAAAACCGGGGTTCTATGGTAAAATTAAATACCTTCACTTCAAGATTCTGAAATCTTCTTTCATCTTCGTCACTTAAAAAAGAATTGATAAAAGGTACTTTTCCTTCCGGCATGGCTCCAAAACTCATATTGACGGAAAGCCATTTTGTAAAAGCTCTTTCATAAGAAAGATTGATATTTCTGAATGCATAAGCTGTAACGTTGGTTTTTACAATATTCATTTTGTCCGAAGAAACAGCGGCTGGTTCCTGTGCGTTTATTTGAGAAAAAATAAAACAAGGAAGTAAAATGAGATATTTTTTCATGATTTTATATTTTAAGATTGGTGGTATTTTGATGAAAGCAAAAAACGGGCAAAAAATCGTTGAGGTATAAACTTAATTTTTATTTATGATTGATAATTAAAATACAATTCATGATTATGATTAAAATGTTTAAAATTTTCACAATAATTCTTTTTAAACTCATTGAAAATTTAACCACAAAAACAAAAGATATTACTGAGCTATTTAAAGTTGAGCTATTTAAAAAAAACCTGCAAAAGAATAAAAATCAATAACTAATGTTTTACATCTTTTGTGGTTAAAATAAAGGCTAAGTTCAATAAAAAATCCGCTCAGAAATTTCCGGCGGATTTGAAATATGAATTAAAATATAAATTATTTTTTAATGAATTTTGAAGCTTCCGGTTTTTTATTATCCTTTGCTGAAACTTCGATGAAATAAGCGGCAGGCGGAAGTTCTGAAATCTGTACCTTTCCTGCTTTTACGTCAGATGTTTTGATTAATTTTCCATCTAAGCTATAAATTTTCGCTGTTGAATAATTTTCCGTTTTCCCTTTAAATTCGATAAAATCCTGCGCCGGATTAGGATAAATTTTCAATCCTTTTTTTCTGGCAGTAAGATCTCCCGTTGATAACGTTGTAAGATTCAAAGCCTGTGCTCCGTTGGTTGTCTGGTTGTTGATTCCCGCCAAAGGAACGTTGATGATAACCTGAGTCGTGCTCAGTAAAGGAAATTTATGCGCACTGTCATAGTACGAATAAGCGGTATTGACGATGGTTCCGATCGGGAACATAAAAGTGGTATCGTTGGGTAAATAAAGACTAAAATTCTGAACGGATTTAATTCTGAGTACATTCGGATACGTTGAAGACCCGAGAATCAATGTTCCGGAAGCATCTGCTGAAACATTGATGGTTCCTTTGCATAAGCCGTTGGCTGTGGTAGAAGTAAATGTTCCCTGTGCCTGATCTGTTTCCGTATATCCGAAAGCGGCAGGATAGGAAATGAAAGTTCCGTTGTTTGCAGACAGATTAAGGGTCGCATCGGGAGTGATAAGCCCTGTGATTTCAAGTTTTGAAGTCGACTGCTTGTACATAAAAGTATTTCCTGAAGAAACCATTTTTAATGTAGAGCTTGGAAATGTAGTCACATCACCCGTCGTCGGAGTTGAATAGGTTGTAGTAGCTGCAGCACCTTGTGTCAAAGAAGCATTGTTGAAGGTTGTATTGGCTCCCGTAGCAGAATTATCTACCGTTCCGTTGATGGTAACATTGTTCACCGTTTCGCCTGCAACAGGATCATTAAATGCTTTGGTAATAGTAGTTTGAGCTGTGCATAAGCCAGAGGCCGCCAGCATAGAAAATAGAATTCGTTTCATGTATAAAAATTTAGCTAAAGATACTTAAAATCTGATACTTAAATGGATTTTCTTTACAAGCTAGAGATTAATAAAAAATAAAAAACCGCTCAAAAAAATGAACGGTTATTCTGTACGTTAAATATTTTATTTGAGGTCATGAAGCCGGAAGTTCATTATTGGTAAAACTTCCTGCATCTATCTTCCAGCCAAAAAACTTAATTCTGGCTGATCATCATTTTGCGATAAGAATAAATATCTTCAATCGTCACGACGGTCATTGCTTTTTTCTCTGCAAAATCTACGATCTCTGGCAATCTGGCCATTGTTCCGTCTTCGTTGGTAAGTTCACAAAGTACGGCATCTTCACCGAGGTTGGCCATTTTTATGAGGTCTACACTTCCTTCCGTATGTCCGCGTCTTTCGAAAACACCGTCTTTTTTTGCCACTAAAGGAAACACGTGTCCCGGACTTGCAATGTGTTCGGCTTTTGCATTTTCTGCAACCGCCGTTCTGATCGTTGTTACACGGTCTTTGGCAGAAACTCCCGACTCGACGCCTTCTTTGGCTTCGATGGAAATGGTAAATGCGGTCTGGTTTTTAGAATTGTTGGTTTCCACCATGGGACGAAGGTTCAGGTGTCTGCTTTTCTCTTCCGAAATGCACAGGCAAACGATTCCGCTGCATTCGCGGATTAAAAGTGCCATGTCTTTTTCTGTAATGGTGGAGGCAGGAAAGATGATGTCGCCTTCGTTTTCACGGTTTTCATCGTCTACCAGCAGGATGCCTTTGCCTTGTTGTAGTGTTAAAAGTGCTTTCTCTACACGTTCTTTCGGAGTGGCTCCGAATTTTTCAATTAATTTTTCCATGTTATTTTACTTTTGAAAGTTAAAATACACTTCGGTACATGGAAATGAAATACAACACAATGAGTCCATCGAAATAGTCTCACTGATTGCTCCATTTTCTTCTCCCATCCAGACTTTAACTGTCGGTTTTGGAATTCCACCAAATCAGTCCCTTCAAAAGAAAGGAGTCGCGGACTGTAACCGCCGGTAGGGAATTTCACCCTGCCCCGAAGAAAACTTATACTAAGTTTTACTGTATGTTTCTGTTTTAATTTAAATTTTTAATTCATTGATTTTTATTTAACGTACAGACGACAAATTTCGGGAAGTTTTTTGGAATGAAGAAGAATTTATTAATTTTTATAAATATCCCTGACATTATTTTTCTCTGCAGGCACACTCATGATTTTCATTGATATATGCAATCGAAAGGGTACAGATTTTTTCTAAAACATCAATATTAATATCAGACAATTTTTTGATGTAGATACAGGCTTTACCCATTTTAAATTTTCCGAGATCATCTAATAATGGTTTACTTTCTTCGGTTGGCGAATAGACGTACAGTGAAAACTCTGCTTTGCGCGGTGAAAAGCCGATGATTGGAGCATCACCTTCATGTCCGCTTGCATATTTGTAATGATAGCCGCCGAATCCTATGATGGTAGGTCCCCACATTTTAGGTTCAAATCCTGACCATTTGCTCATTAGCTTGATTAGCTCAAAACTATCCGCTTTCTTTTCATCCTTTTCTACATATGAATTAATAAAATCGGTGACACTGACTGCTGTTTCTGTGGTTTTGTTTGC from Chryseobacterium wanjuense includes these protein-coding regions:
- a CDS encoding DUF1801 domain-containing protein, whose product is MAKANKTTETAVSVTDFINSYVEKDEKKADSFELIKLMSKWSGFEPKMWGPTIIGFGGYHYKYASGHEGDAPIIGFSPRKAEFSLYVYSPTEESKPLLDDLGKFKMGKACIYIKKLSDINIDVLEKICTLSIAYINENHECACREK
- a CDS encoding T9SS type A sorting domain-containing protein translates to MKRILFSMLAASGLCTAQTTITKAFNDPVAGETVNNVTINGTVDNSATGANTTFNNASLTQGAAATTTYSTPTTGDVTTFPSSTLKMVSSGNTFMYKQSTSKLEITGLITPDATLNLSANNGTFISYPAAFGYTETDQAQGTFTSTTANGLCKGTINVSADASGTLILGSSTYPNVLRIKSVQNFSLYLPNDTTFMFPIGTIVNTAYSYYDSAHKFPLLSTTQVIINVPLAGINNQTTNGAQALNLTTLSTGDLTARKKGLKIYPNPAQDFIEFKGKTENYSTAKIYSLDGKLIKTSDVKAGKVQISELPPAAYFIEVSAKDNKKPEASKFIKK
- a CDS encoding sensor histidine kinase, which produces MNLSLRFARSFTILVLFVLLTGFGILYFAFERATMRSAILKLEDLNNYVTKKLEQNPNYDFLKFHHRQTQVKILPGSAPEKEKIIEEKYIWNKSIQSYINKISVTTYPIIHHRKYSITSVRYITVIENRFLMSLLMVLAWIMVFLIILTIILSVLISKNILEPFYQALDEIKKFSLKDNRPMNLMKTDTQEFQEMNKFLITMSESSKKDYHLLEELSENTSHELQTPLASIKGKIELLMEHDLSENQLSVLCSMNDEIDRLSSINQSLILLAKLEHFEKSDSAYINLSELLEERISYFEDIIELQNITLVKEIQENVFINFDKNLACIVINNLISNSERHNIRNGKIFIQLTDNHLYISNTGNIPTISSEELFQRFKRGNPDQNSIGIGLSLVKKILEIYNHEISYQFNNNLHTFSMKFKN
- a CDS encoding response regulator transcription factor, coding for MKLLVIEDHKDLLDTVIIYFKKEDYICETASDTREALEKIELFEYDCILLDLMLPDGNGLEILRHIKSYSPETSVIIVSAKNSLDHKLTGLDDGADDYMTKPFSLPELHSRIKAVLRRKMPENNRFLNFNEIHIDLQSKECKINNNILNLTKKELNLLIYFINNQNRMLSKQSIASHLWGDYTYSMDNVDFVYQHLKNIRKKITDAGCKDYLQTVYGLGYKWIDR
- the ribB gene encoding 3,4-dihydroxy-2-butanone-4-phosphate synthase — its product is MEKLIEKFGATPKERVEKALLTLQQGKGILLVDDENRENEGDIIFPASTITEKDMALLIRECSGIVCLCISEEKSRHLNLRPMVETNNSKNQTAFTISIEAKEGVESGVSAKDRVTTIRTAVAENAKAEHIASPGHVFPLVAKKDGVFERRGHTEGSVDLIKMANLGEDAVLCELTNEDGTMARLPEIVDFAEKKAMTVVTIEDIYSYRKMMISQN
- a CDS encoding DUF3575 domain-containing protein, yielding MKKYLILLPCFIFSQINAQEPAAVSSDKMNIVKTNVTAYAFRNINLSYERAFTKWLSVNMSFGAMPEGKVPFINSFLSDEDERRFQNLEVKVFNFTIEPRFYLGAGYGKGFYVAPYYRYSKITSNTFDFYYDYNFSGTTYQIPLKGFGNANGNSGGVMVGVQFFLTSKQNLVLDLWIAGAHYGAGKGDFTMTSDVVLTPDMQAQLKQEIENLDIPFVNYTVETNANGARILIDGPWIGFRSGLSLGFRF